The following are from one region of the Acidobacteriota bacterium genome:
- a CDS encoding Gfo/Idh/MocA family oxidoreductase, producing MIKVAIVGCGKIADSHASQIGRIKGCEIVGVCDREPLMARQLYERFPVKNYFSDVNELLRQAKPDVVHITTPPASHSDIATACLKAGSHVYVEKPFTINEEDARRLIALANERNLKITAGHDDQFGHATRRMRALVQSGYLGDGPVHMESYYCYEMSGGSYAEAILGDKRHWVRRLPGQLLHNVISHGIARLAEFLTTETPQVMAFGFTSPFLRATGETEIIDELRVIISEENRTTAYFTFSSQMRPALHHLRIYGTRNGLMLDHDQETVIKLRGARFKSYTEKFLPPMIFARQYMGNLGTNLRSFLGNDFHMKSGMKYLIESFYRSIAEGTPVPIPYREIILTAHIMDQIFGQLKQRALARMVSPDQLPVSR from the coding sequence ATGATTAAAGTCGCCATTGTAGGATGCGGGAAGATTGCCGACTCGCACGCTTCCCAAATCGGTCGGATCAAGGGCTGTGAAATTGTTGGAGTGTGTGACCGCGAGCCGCTCATGGCTCGCCAACTCTACGAGCGATTTCCTGTTAAGAACTATTTCAGCGATGTCAACGAACTCCTTCGCCAAGCGAAGCCGGACGTCGTTCACATCACGACTCCGCCCGCCAGCCACTCCGATATCGCGACGGCCTGTTTGAAAGCAGGCAGCCACGTCTATGTGGAAAAGCCGTTCACGATAAATGAAGAAGACGCGCGGCGCTTGATTGCGTTGGCCAATGAGCGCAACCTCAAAATTACCGCCGGGCACGATGACCAGTTCGGACATGCGACCCGCCGGATGCGCGCTCTTGTTCAGAGCGGTTATCTTGGCGACGGCCCGGTCCACATGGAGAGCTACTACTGCTACGAAATGAGTGGAGGCAGTTATGCGGAAGCGATTCTTGGCGATAAGCGCCACTGGGTTCGCCGCCTGCCCGGGCAGTTGCTGCACAATGTGATCAGTCACGGCATTGCACGTCTTGCTGAATTTCTGACCACCGAAACGCCCCAAGTGATGGCGTTCGGATTCACCAGCCCGTTTCTGCGGGCCACTGGCGAAACCGAAATCATCGACGAGTTGCGAGTCATCATCAGCGAAGAGAACCGTACTACTGCTTATTTCACGTTCTCGTCGCAGATGCGGCCTGCACTGCATCATTTGAGGATCTACGGCACGCGCAATGGTCTGATGCTGGATCACGATCAGGAGACCGTAATCAAGTTGCGTGGAGCCCGATTCAAGAGCTATACCGAAAAATTCCTGCCCCCGATGATCTTTGCTCGGCAATATATGGGCAACTTGGGTACGAACCTGCGATCGTTCCTCGGAAATGATTTCCATATGAAGTCGGGGATGAAGTATCTGATCGAATCGTTCTATCGGTCAATCGCAGAAGGTACGCCGGTCCCCATCCCGTACCGGGAGATTATTCTGACGGCACACATCATGGATCAGATCTTCGGGCAGTTGAAGCAGCGAGCGCTGGCGCGGATGGTTTCGCCAGACCAGTTGCCGGTGAGCCGATAA
- a CDS encoding O-antigen ligase family protein, translated as MSPSLAALVFIAGIVGLFVLDRDPKSRPSSALWIPVFWMLINASRPVTVWLQRGTPSDSLESALDGSPLDAAAYALLLLAGTAVMVMRSQKAVNFLRANGPMLAFFGYCAISVLWSDYPLVALKRWIKAIGDVLMVMIVLTDPDRDVAVKRLLAWTGFLLVPTSILFIKYYPDLGRGYGRWDGKLYNVGVTTNKNSLGMMCLVVGLSALWQFLLTLKSKKSPRRLKKLIAQGMLAGMVIWLLTIADSATSIACFGLAGTLIVATSFSWFARRPRMVHCMTFSLLAIAVSALFLNVGSGALESLGRDSTLTGRTEIWRRLFGLVDNPLFGSGFESFWLSDKIDTTFTFFYRLNEAHNGYIEVFLNGGWVGITLLAILLATGYRNIAKAFRGERDFARLRMAYLLAGLIYCTTEAGFRMMSPVWILILLSIANVPGPRSCKVAARTPESQDATVIHEEERSEVEPEIALSTFRFTSVTGLR; from the coding sequence ATGAGCCCGTCCCTGGCGGCGTTGGTTTTCATAGCGGGAATTGTCGGGCTTTTTGTGCTCGACCGCGACCCGAAGAGCCGGCCGTCTTCAGCGCTGTGGATTCCGGTGTTCTGGATGCTGATCAACGCGTCGCGTCCGGTGACGGTGTGGTTGCAGCGGGGGACCCCGTCAGACTCGCTAGAGTCTGCCCTCGATGGCAGCCCGCTTGACGCAGCCGCCTACGCCTTGCTCCTCTTGGCCGGAACGGCCGTGATGGTGATGCGATCGCAGAAGGCGGTGAACTTCTTGCGCGCTAATGGGCCCATGCTCGCGTTTTTCGGCTATTGCGCGATTAGCGTGCTCTGGTCGGATTATCCTCTGGTGGCTCTAAAGCGGTGGATCAAGGCCATCGGCGACGTTTTGATGGTAATGATTGTGCTCACCGATCCCGATCGCGATGTTGCGGTTAAGCGCCTGCTCGCGTGGACTGGTTTCCTGCTGGTGCCGACTTCGATTCTGTTCATCAAGTATTATCCCGATCTCGGTCGTGGATATGGGCGGTGGGACGGGAAACTCTACAATGTTGGGGTCACGACTAACAAGAATTCACTCGGTATGATGTGTCTAGTGGTCGGACTTTCCGCCCTGTGGCAGTTCCTCCTGACCCTGAAAAGCAAGAAAAGTCCGCGCCGATTGAAGAAATTGATTGCACAAGGAATGTTAGCGGGCATGGTGATCTGGCTCCTAACGATTGCCGATTCCGCGACCTCGATCGCGTGTTTTGGTCTGGCCGGAACACTGATTGTGGCGACCAGTTTCTCGTGGTTCGCGCGAAGGCCGAGAATGGTTCACTGCATGACTTTCTCGCTCCTCGCGATAGCTGTCTCCGCGCTGTTTTTAAATGTCGGGTCAGGTGCGTTGGAGAGCCTCGGAAGGGACTCGACGCTCACAGGACGGACCGAGATCTGGCGTCGACTGTTCGGTCTGGTCGACAATCCGTTGTTCGGGAGTGGCTTCGAAAGCTTTTGGTTGTCCGACAAGATCGACACGACATTTACATTTTTTTACCGCCTGAACGAGGCTCATAACGGCTACATTGAAGTTTTTCTGAACGGGGGATGGGTGGGGATCACCTTACTCGCGATCCTGCTGGCAACCGGCTACAGGAATATCGCGAAGGCGTTTCGGGGGGAGAGAGACTTCGCGCGGCTACGCATGGCGTATCTGTTGGCTGGCCTCATTTATTGCACGACCGAGGCGGGCTTCCGAATGATGAGTCCAGTTTGGATTTTGATTCTACTTTCCATCGCCAACGTGCCCGGACCGCGATCCTGCAAAGTTGCCGCTAGGACGCCCGAATCGCAGGATGCGACCGTGATCCACGAAGAGGAACGAAGTGAGGTCGAACCGGAGATTGCCCTCAGCACGTTCCGTTTTACTTCCGTAACGGGTCTGAGATAA
- a CDS encoding FkbM family methyltransferase has product MKKQIQQTLRRVGLYHRLRASRIYDLYWSISDGAPLEDRRKEVSFYRELLQGFRAGELIFDVGANQGSKTAIFLALGARVIAVEPDAENQTILREMFLKYRLQTKPVKIVGKALSDQCAVETMWIDEPGSAKNTLSQKWVDTLRTDQARFGHNLQFAEKREIETTTMEQLFVEHGVPFFVKIDVEGYEPNVLRGMQRPVPYLSFEVNLPEFQAEGVHCIERLGQIAGHGKFNYAVDCRLGLVLSQWVDQTEFLRIFDRCTEPSIEVFWSTVPAVP; this is encoded by the coding sequence TTGAAAAAACAAATTCAGCAAACACTCCGACGAGTGGGACTCTATCACCGTCTACGGGCCTCCCGAATCTACGACCTCTACTGGAGTATCAGTGACGGTGCGCCACTCGAAGACCGGCGGAAGGAAGTCAGCTTTTATCGTGAACTATTGCAGGGGTTTCGCGCGGGCGAATTGATTTTTGACGTGGGCGCGAATCAAGGGTCAAAGACGGCGATTTTTCTGGCGCTGGGAGCGCGCGTCATAGCGGTCGAGCCGGACGCAGAGAACCAGACGATTCTGCGGGAGATGTTTCTCAAGTACCGGCTCCAAACGAAACCGGTCAAAATCGTGGGTAAAGCGCTTAGCGACCAGTGTGCGGTAGAAACTATGTGGATCGACGAGCCGGGATCGGCCAAGAACACCCTCAGCCAGAAATGGGTCGACACGCTACGAACCGACCAGGCGCGTTTTGGGCACAATCTGCAATTCGCCGAAAAGAGGGAGATCGAAACCACGACGATGGAGCAACTGTTTGTGGAGCACGGCGTGCCTTTTTTCGTAAAGATCGACGTCGAAGGCTACGAACCGAACGTGCTGCGTGGGATGCAACGTCCGGTCCCGTATTTGTCGTTTGAAGTCAATCTACCGGAGTTTCAGGCTGAAGGAGTGCATTGCATCGAACGACTGGGGCAGATCGCCGGGCATGGAAAATTCAACTACGCAGTCGATTGCCGGCTCGGATTGGTGCTGAGCCAGTGGGTTGATCAGACTGAATTCTTGCGGATTTTTGACCGTTGCACTGAGCCGAGTATTGAGGTCTTTTGGAGCACCGTTCCCGCTGTGCCATAG